The Euphorbia lathyris chromosome 3, ddEupLath1.1, whole genome shotgun sequence genome contains a region encoding:
- the LOC136222811 gene encoding uncharacterized protein, producing MVHFMCENISNMDRNELEENGVREAFFEAVKYGVIEIVIAMLKANPSLLNGKDIYGNNLLMAAVLHRQGKIFSLVYAMNTKKYDMLLDLNDKGDGILHVAALLAPPNRLADIPGAALQMQRELQWYKEIKRIVHPSSIESENKYGEKASEIFTESHKELVANGDKWMKETATSSTVVGAFIITTMFTAVFTVPGGYIQDKGFPIFSHKILFKVFLVSDAISLFASSTSVLMFLGVLNSRYAEEDFLKSLPTKLMIGLSTLFISISSMMVSFCATLMLILRGELELVIPIFVMLGVVPITLFVLLQFPLLVEIFVSTYVPGIFHRKMQYW from the exons ATGGTACATTTTATGTGCGAAAATATATCGAATATGGATAGAAATGAACTCGAAGAAAACGGAGTTCGTGAAGCATTCTTTGAAGCTGTGAAATATGGAGTGATTGAAATTGTTATTGCTATGCTTAAAGCCAATCCTAGTCTACTAAATGGTAAAGACATTTATGGGAATAACTTGCTCATGGCTGCAGTTCTACATCGTCAAGGAAAAATATTCAGCCTTGTTTATGCAATGAATACTAAGAAATATGACATGTTATTAGACCTCAATGATAAAGGGGATGGAATTTTACATGTTGCAGCCCTTTTAGCACCACCTAATAGACTAGCTGATATCCCCGGGGCAGCTTTGCAGATGCAACGAGAGCTACAATGGTACAAG GAAATAAAACGTATTGTACATCCATCATCTATAGAATCTGAGAACAAGTATGGAGAAAAAGCAAGTGAAATATTTACAGAAAGCCATAAAGAATTGGTTGCAAATGGAGATAAATGGATGAAAGAGACAGCAACATCTTCAACAGTTGTAGGTGCATTTATAATAACAACTATGTTTACAGCAGTATTTACAGTTCCTGGTGGTTACATTCAAGACAAAGGATTCCCAATATTCTCACATAAAATATTGTTCAAGGTATTCCTAGTATCAGATGCAATATCTCTCTTTGCATCTTCAACATCAGTGCTAATGTTCTTAGGAGTTCTGAATTCTCGTTATGCAGAAGAAGATTTCCTCAA ATCATTGCCTACAAAATTGATGATTGGTTTATCAACTCTTTTCATTTCAATTTCATCTATGATGGTTTCATTTTGTGCTACTCTTATGCTAATTCTAAGAGGAGAATTGGAGCTTGTGATTCCTATTTTTGTTATGTTAGGGGTTGTACCTATTACCCTCTTTGTCTTGCTTCAATTTCCTCTCCTTGTTGAGATCTTTGTGTCCACATATGTACCAGGCATCTTTCATAGAAAAATGCAATACTGGTAG
- the LOC136223768 gene encoding uncharacterized protein — protein sequence MTISLAASAPSPWMITMKNSPLEASSSSPFKLSKLQSSPPSSSSSFRVVCRGGSPASDLKFVLHQALDSCGIDTTHARDARKGFLEEIEKLTIIERETSITINRRVALGRAALFIAAEDDSLVSHSSVPLPVDAFVDRLYDLSMGFCSDFSSSLSSSPEKFLDSLEKYLYMKKAFRRNNGANQLDTRALYLHSVLTHRLGSAAMLSLIYSEILKLLRMWSLLEFDCEIFFPHDLLGLPKGYHKQKSIVSDQPHIMTTQALLEEILRNLKETFWPFQHDYSKSSFLRAADAANCMDRSSAAEESGFQLASAKAAQHRLDRGVWTSVRFGDMRRALSACERLILLGSDPKELRDYSILLYHCGFYDQSLQYLKLYKEREEFSSLEKPSSNKLSNLEADAVEKLMTRLNLILMEEGWSEPSHSRNFLGNNSEPW from the exons ATGACTATTTCCTTGGCCGCATCAGCACCTTCTCCATGGATGATTACGATGAAAAACTCTCCGCTCGAAGCTTCTTCATCGTCTCCGTTTAAACTCTCCAAATTACAATCATCCCCTCCCTCTTCCTCTTCGTCTTTCCGTGTAGTCTGCCGTGGAGGATCCCCGGCGTCCGACCTCAAATTCGTGTTGCATCAGGCTTTGGATTCATGTGGAATTGACACCACGCATGCCAGA GATGCGAGGAAGGGGTTTTTGGAAGAGATAGAGAAATTGACGATAATTGAGAGAGAAACTAGTATTACTATCAATAGACGTGTGGCTTTGGGGAGAGCTGCTCTTTTCATCGCAGCTGAAGATGATTCACTTGTTTCTCACTCTTCGGTTCCGCTTCCTGTTGATGCTTTCGTTGACAGATTGTATGACCTTTCTATGGGGTTCTGTTCTGATTTTAGCTCTTCTCTCAGCTCTTCCCCTGAGAAATTTCTAGATagtttggagaagtatttgtATATGAAGAAG GCCTTTAGACGAAACAATGGAGCGAATCAGTTAGACACACGGGCTCTATATCTTCACTCT GTTTTGACTCACCGATTAGGTTCAGCTGCTATGCTTTCACTTATATACTCTGAAATCTTGAAATTGCTTCGCATGTGGAGCcttttggaatttgattgtgagatATTCTTCCCTCATGATCTTCTTGGTCTTCCCAAGGGATACCATAAGCAGAAAAGCATAGTTTCTGATCAACCACACATAATGACAACACAAGCTCTATTGGAGGAG ATTTTAAGGAATTTGAAGGAGACATTCTGGCCATTTCAACATGATTACTCAAAGAGTTCATTCTTAAGAGCAGCAGATGCTGCCAATTGTATGGATAGATCAAGTGCTGCTGAAGAAAG TGGATTTCAGCTTGCTTCTGCAAAGGCTGCGCAACATAGGCTAGACCGTGGTGTTTGGACTAGTGTACGCTTTGGGGATATGAGACGTGCTTTATCAG CATGTGAACGTCTAATACTCCTGGGATCTGATCCGAAAGAATTAAGGGATTACAGCATCCTTCTCTACCATTGTGGATTTTACGATCAATCACTACAATATCTCAAGTTGTATAAAGAAAGAGAG GAATTTTCGTCACTGGAAAAGCCATCATCTAATAAATTGAGCAACCTGGAGGCAGATGCGGTAGAGAAATTGATGACACGGCTTAACCTCATTTTGATGGAGGAAGGTTGGAGTGAGCCTTCACATTCTAGAAATTTTCTTGGAAATAACTCTGAGCCATGGTAG